A DNA window from Staphylococcus warneri contains the following coding sequences:
- a CDS encoding poly-gamma-glutamate hydrolase family protein has product MKRNTSLYTKLYYLSIILIVIAILIVALIFYNTRKNMNQSNLDRYNNFQELKTNTKEHKDWRIVTKERKHHDILVTAIHGGGIEPGTTELARRISNVGHYDFYSFEGLRKKNNDQLHITSTNYDEPKLHDMLKNAEQTVSIHGFSGDDPIVFVGGKDKKMAKSIAKSLRHKGFTVKESPNEIDAKSSKNFVNENENDSGVQLELTTKQREQFFKNHKLSRQVRSNPDNYTKTFYQFANAVQDGVKKAKES; this is encoded by the coding sequence ATGAAAAGGAACACGAGTCTTTATACTAAATTATATTATTTATCAATCATATTAATAGTCATCGCAATCTTGATTGTCGCTTTAATATTTTATAATACACGAAAAAACATGAATCAATCGAATTTAGATCGATACAATAATTTTCAAGAACTTAAAACAAATACCAAAGAGCATAAGGATTGGAGAATTGTCACTAAAGAGCGTAAACATCACGATATATTAGTCACTGCCATACATGGTGGCGGTATTGAACCAGGGACAACTGAACTTGCGCGTCGTATTTCTAATGTAGGTCATTATGATTTTTATTCATTTGAAGGATTACGTAAGAAAAATAATGATCAACTTCATATTACATCTACGAATTATGACGAACCTAAATTACATGATATGTTAAAAAATGCTGAGCAAACCGTTTCAATACACGGTTTTTCAGGAGATGACCCAATCGTTTTTGTTGGTGGCAAAGATAAAAAAATGGCCAAATCTATAGCCAAATCACTTCGACATAAAGGATTTACTGTTAAAGAAAGCCCAAACGAGATTGATGCCAAATCGTCTAAAAACTTTGTCAATGAGAATGAAAATGACTCAGGTGTACAATTAGAATTAACCACAAAACAAAGAGAACAGTTTTTCAAAAATCATAAGCTAAGTAGACAAGTTCGTTCTAATCCTGATAATTATACAAAAACGTTCTATCAATTTGCTAATGCCGTTCAAGATGGTGTCAAAAAAGCTAAAGAGTCATAA